A portion of the uncultured Draconibacterium sp. genome contains these proteins:
- the rpsU gene encoding 30S ribosomal protein S21 has translation MIIIPVKEGENIERALKRFKRKFEKTGVIKELRDRQKFTKPSVRRREELKKAAYVQGLQQQED, from the coding sequence ATGATTATTATTCCGGTTAAAGAAGGCGAAAATATTGAAAGAGCTTTAAAAAGGTTCAAGAGAAAATTCGAGAAAACTGGCGTTATCAAAGAGTTACGCGATCGTCAGAAGTTCACCAAGCCTTCAGTAAGAAGAAGGGAAGAATTGAAAAAGGCAGCATACGTACAAGGTTTGCAGCAACAGGAAGACTAG
- the raiA gene encoding ribosome-associated translation inhibitor RaiA has translation MEVKINSVHFNADQKLVEFVNKKVNKLDTFFDGILKVEVTLKVAKPEAANNKVSELKVSIPSKENLFAKKQADTFEEATDLAIDAIKKQLVKFKEKLKSK, from the coding sequence ATGGAAGTAAAAATTAATTCAGTGCATTTTAACGCCGACCAGAAGTTGGTGGAATTCGTAAACAAAAAAGTAAACAAACTGGATACTTTTTTTGATGGGATATTAAAGGTGGAAGTAACTTTAAAGGTTGCTAAACCCGAAGCAGCAAATAATAAAGTTTCTGAGTTAAAAGTTTCCATTCCTTCAAAGGAAAATCTATTCGCCAAAAAACAGGCAGATACATTTGAAGAAGCAACAGATTTAGCTATCGATGCAATTAAAAAACAGCTAGTTAAATTCAAAGAAAAATTGAAGAGTAAATAA
- a CDS encoding tyrosine-type recombinase/integrase, producing the protein MSYQESFINFLQYEKRYSPHTVKAYEKDLDRFVEFCTKMVGDFIVNDVDLKLLRSWVVDLMEHDYSPRSVSRMMTAVKSFYNYLLREQIVDTNPAVNVPLPKVRKKLPNFVEESNLNHLLDDNLFDDGFRGRRDKLIISLFYGTGIRLAELINLKDRDFNTSEYLIKVLGKRNKERIIPYPREINQLLADYVETRNEEIVNNSGYLFVTEKGKQIYEKLVYRVVKSNLARVTSLEKKSPHVLRHTYATHLLNNGADLNAVKELLGHANLAATQVYTHTTFEKLQQSYKQAHPRGGKND; encoded by the coding sequence ATGAGTTATCAGGAATCGTTTATCAATTTTTTACAGTATGAGAAGAGGTATTCTCCTCATACGGTGAAAGCATATGAAAAAGACCTCGATCGGTTTGTGGAATTTTGCACAAAAATGGTCGGGGATTTTATTGTTAACGATGTTGACCTTAAGTTGCTACGTTCATGGGTAGTTGACTTAATGGAGCACGATTATAGTCCACGTTCGGTAAGTAGGATGATGACGGCAGTAAAGTCGTTTTATAATTATTTACTTCGCGAGCAGATTGTTGATACCAATCCGGCTGTAAATGTTCCGCTCCCAAAAGTCAGAAAAAAACTACCAAATTTTGTTGAAGAAAGTAATCTGAACCATTTATTAGATGATAATCTTTTTGACGATGGATTCCGGGGGAGAAGAGATAAGCTGATTATTTCGTTGTTTTACGGAACCGGCATACGGTTGGCGGAGTTGATTAACCTGAAAGATCGGGATTTTAACACGTCGGAATACCTTATAAAGGTGCTTGGAAAACGAAATAAAGAAAGGATAATTCCATATCCAAGAGAGATAAACCAATTGCTGGCAGATTACGTAGAAACAAGAAATGAAGAAATCGTAAACAATAGTGGCTATTTATTTGTAACGGAAAAAGGAAAGCAGATTTATGAAAAACTGGTTTATCGCGTTGTAAAAAGTAATTTGGCCAGGGTAACATCTCTTGAAAAGAAAAGTCCGCATGTTTTGAGGCACACCTATGCAACACATTTGTTGAATAACGGAGCCGATCTTAATGCAGTAAAAGAATTGCTGGGGCATGCAAATTTAGCAGCAACTCAAGTGTATACCCATACTACTTTCGAGAAACTGCAACAGAGTTATAAACAAGCCCACCCGCGTGGTGGTAAAAACGATTGA